The Anderseniella sp. Alg231-50 genome has a segment encoding these proteins:
- a CDS encoding sulfotransferase has product MTYPPPKALLRLPPSRNKRVRSGIAAIRLLLRKALLQEAAVQLQQLQQHEPANVEIALLQAELLTLGGDHDRSCQLLKQILSRHPGLVPALVLSARAHTAAQRHLDALDALQLAHQLTPQDHDIAKQLAETLVLLRCPSKAIAVLAPLVRKSKSPADIAQLAGLHDKAGNLEECLAGYDSIRPPIPDIHVLKAGALLVRGKKSDARAAVDDAILAAPDNASLRLFVAKNFADDFDPARQAQEIDTILASPGASTLSAEDRARLGFALGLAHERNGDFAKAFRAVEEANSHAKPECFTKDQQLEKVALGIAEHFTKARLAQLAPAGNASQKPVFVTGLPRSGTTLVEQMIASHPDAASVGELELIPALKQSLVSLQSSDIKRCAQAWLDAVPESKTDKARIVDKSISTVLHTGLAMLMFPRARFVFVRRHPMDIYWSAYREMFGMNALTFTYATQPLVRHIQLSEHLMSVWQQRFPDRVLTVKYEDIVNDPERHIRSMIAHTGLDWSDDCLEFHKSNSDVRTASMAQVREPVYKSSVGKWQAYHSQLAPVATALADLIANYEKAPA; this is encoded by the coding sequence ATGACATACCCCCCGCCAAAGGCCTTGCTGCGACTGCCGCCTTCCCGCAACAAACGGGTGCGCAGCGGAATTGCGGCCATCAGGTTGCTGCTGCGCAAGGCCTTGCTGCAGGAAGCAGCCGTGCAACTGCAGCAACTGCAACAACACGAACCGGCTAACGTCGAAATAGCTCTGCTTCAAGCCGAGTTGCTCACACTCGGCGGTGATCACGACCGTTCCTGTCAATTACTGAAACAGATTCTCTCCCGCCATCCCGGGTTGGTGCCAGCGCTTGTCCTGTCGGCACGGGCCCACACGGCCGCACAACGCCACCTTGATGCACTGGATGCCCTGCAACTGGCCCATCAGCTAACGCCGCAAGATCACGACATCGCAAAACAACTGGCCGAAACACTTGTCCTGTTGCGGTGCCCTTCCAAAGCAATTGCGGTTCTGGCGCCACTGGTCCGTAAATCCAAATCTCCTGCAGATATCGCCCAACTCGCCGGTCTGCACGACAAAGCCGGTAATCTTGAAGAGTGCCTGGCAGGGTATGACAGCATAAGACCACCCATACCCGACATACATGTCCTGAAAGCCGGAGCATTGCTGGTACGCGGAAAAAAGTCGGACGCGCGTGCAGCCGTTGATGACGCAATACTCGCCGCCCCGGACAACGCGTCATTGCGCCTGTTCGTCGCCAAGAACTTTGCCGATGATTTCGACCCCGCCCGGCAGGCACAGGAAATTGACACCATCCTGGCTTCTCCCGGCGCCTCCACCCTGTCGGCCGAAGACCGGGCCCGGCTGGGTTTTGCGCTTGGTCTCGCCCATGAAAGAAATGGTGATTTTGCCAAAGCCTTTCGCGCGGTTGAAGAAGCAAACAGCCATGCGAAGCCGGAATGTTTTACCAAGGATCAGCAACTGGAGAAGGTGGCGCTGGGCATAGCCGAGCACTTTACCAAAGCTCGCCTGGCGCAACTTGCTCCGGCCGGCAATGCTTCACAAAAGCCGGTATTCGTTACCGGCCTGCCGCGCTCCGGCACCACATTGGTGGAGCAGATGATCGCAAGTCACCCGGACGCAGCATCCGTAGGCGAACTGGAATTGATCCCGGCCTTGAAACAATCCCTGGTTTCACTGCAATCGAGCGACATCAAGCGTTGCGCACAAGCATGGCTGGATGCCGTTCCCGAGAGCAAAACCGACAAGGCGCGGATCGTCGACAAGTCGATTTCCACGGTGCTGCACACAGGTCTTGCCATGCTGATGTTTCCACGGGCCCGTTTTGTCTTTGTGCGGCGACACCCCATGGATATCTACTGGTCAGCTTACCGCGAGATGTTCGGCATGAATGCCCTCACCTTCACTTACGCAACTCAGCCCCTTGTGCGTCACATCCAACTCTCGGAGCATCTGATGTCCGTGTGGCAACAGCGTTTTCCAGACCGCGTACTGACTGTGAAGTATGAAGACATCGTCAACGACCCCGAACGCCATATCCGCAGCATGATCGCTCATACGGGGCTTGACTGGAGCGATGACTGTCTGGAGTTCCACAAATCGAATTCAGATGTGCGGACAGCATCAATGGCCCAGGTGCGCGAACCGGTATATAAGTCATCAGTCGGCAAGTGGCAGGCATATCACAGCCAGCTTGCGCCTGTTGCAACAGCACTTGCCGATCTGATAGCGAATTATGAAAAGGCCCCTGCTTAA
- a CDS encoding sulfotransferase — protein MSPSSPEKLWTEGRSLQAKGKLQRARKLLKQARAQAPRAPGLALELGVLEARMGMFKHALPTLKDAINLAPTSADAHYNLAEVLRATGQLDRAVGSYQEALRLDPGYTEAKFGLGGILLSQGDAEQALPQLEQAAQNLPQDAEAQTILAQALQELEQSQRALQILSSVVQTHPDYLAGHMAFLRALNSHAKPSQVARHIRSMEETLDMAEVLRSFDQDDPGSVSALQLLANCYQAAVMHERAKQIAEMLCRHKSSRYSGAILSGTLAIQTADFDAAETWFNKAIELQPDSADAMYRLSVINRLAMSAEPLLLGELNNTTTASASQRLFAGLALYRLLSRNGRPEDAFRALATAKAVSAQEYPYNAAMTERGNANNKQAFTPTFFAKRGNDGHTGKGCIFVVGMMRSGTTLTEQILAAHSKVYAGGERDDMMSIVESLMHDLTKVPDLPSGWAATIGKKLHEEMFRDAGSASFATDKLPGNIDYVGLIRFLLPEARFVYCHRTPQDCALSTFEQSFSSTVPCSSDLKAIAHKYALHEDIARYWTDTCNLDMFDLDYDAMVHDPEPHIRNLLEFCGLEFEESCLYPNEVKREIRTASVFQVRQPISPKSVGRWKVYEQQLEPFTHELARLRKTLGLQGT, from the coding sequence ATGTCTCCGTCGTCACCTGAAAAACTATGGACAGAGGGCCGATCGTTGCAGGCGAAAGGCAAGTTGCAACGGGCCCGAAAGCTTCTCAAACAGGCAAGAGCACAGGCTCCACGGGCACCGGGACTGGCTCTTGAGCTTGGTGTTCTTGAGGCCCGGATGGGGATGTTCAAGCACGCTCTTCCTACGCTTAAGGATGCGATAAATCTTGCTCCCACATCAGCCGATGCGCACTACAATCTCGCTGAGGTGCTCCGGGCAACAGGCCAGCTCGATCGGGCGGTCGGATCCTATCAGGAAGCACTCCGGCTGGATCCCGGATACACGGAGGCAAAGTTCGGACTTGGAGGGATACTGCTGTCCCAGGGCGATGCCGAACAGGCATTGCCGCAACTGGAGCAGGCCGCGCAAAACCTGCCGCAAGATGCGGAAGCGCAAACTATACTGGCGCAAGCCCTGCAGGAACTCGAGCAGTCACAGCGCGCGCTGCAGATACTGTCATCGGTCGTGCAGACACACCCTGACTACCTTGCCGGACACATGGCGTTTCTTCGCGCCCTGAACAGCCACGCAAAGCCAAGCCAGGTCGCCCGCCACATCAGGTCGATGGAAGAGACACTGGACATGGCAGAGGTGCTCAGATCGTTTGATCAGGACGATCCCGGCAGCGTATCCGCACTCCAACTGTTGGCTAACTGTTATCAGGCCGCTGTCATGCACGAACGGGCAAAACAGATTGCGGAGATGCTTTGCCGACACAAGTCGTCCCGATACTCCGGGGCTATCCTGTCAGGCACGCTTGCGATCCAGACCGCTGACTTCGACGCGGCGGAGACATGGTTCAATAAGGCGATTGAACTGCAACCGGACTCGGCCGATGCAATGTACCGATTGTCGGTCATCAATCGGCTGGCCATGTCGGCAGAACCGCTATTGCTAGGCGAACTCAACAACACCACAACTGCCTCCGCATCACAGCGCTTGTTTGCCGGACTGGCGCTTTACCGGTTGCTGTCGCGCAATGGTCGCCCGGAAGATGCCTTCAGGGCGCTGGCAACAGCCAAAGCCGTTAGTGCGCAGGAATACCCTTATAATGCCGCCATGACGGAGCGCGGCAATGCCAACAACAAGCAGGCCTTCACACCGACATTCTTTGCAAAGCGGGGGAATGACGGCCACACCGGCAAGGGGTGCATTTTCGTCGTCGGCATGATGCGTTCCGGCACGACACTGACCGAGCAGATTCTGGCTGCTCACTCAAAGGTTTATGCAGGCGGCGAGCGTGACGACATGATGTCGATTGTTGAAAGCCTGATGCACGATCTGACCAAAGTGCCTGATCTGCCATCGGGATGGGCAGCCACGATTGGCAAAAAGCTGCACGAGGAGATGTTCCGAGATGCGGGTAGCGCCTCGTTCGCAACCGACAAATTGCCCGGCAATATCGATTACGTCGGCCTGATCCGGTTCTTGCTGCCGGAAGCCAGGTTCGTCTATTGCCACCGCACCCCGCAAGATTGTGCCCTGTCTACATTCGAACAGAGTTTTTCATCCACTGTCCCCTGTTCATCTGACCTGAAAGCAATAGCGCACAAGTATGCCCTGCATGAGGACATTGCGCGCTACTGGACGGACACATGCAATCTCGACATGTTCGACCTGGACTATGACGCCATGGTGCATGATCCGGAACCTCATATCCGCAACTTGCTGGAATTCTGCGGCCTGGAATTTGAAGAAAGCTGCCTGTATCCCAATGAGGTGAAACGCGAAATTCGAACAGCGAGTGTGTTCCAGGTACGCCAGCCGATCTCTCCCAAATCAGTTGGCCGGTGGAAAGTTTATGAACAACAGCTTGAACCGTTCACTCATGAACTGGCTCGATTGCGCAAAACATTGGGATTGCAGGGCACATGA
- the otnI gene encoding 2-oxo-tetronate isomerase, with product MKFAANLSMMFTEVAFADRFQAASEVGFSAVEYLFPYEWEPDWLATKLKTANLQQVLFNMPPGDWEAGERGMASLPGREQEFREGIAKAIKYANALDLSRLHCMAGLRDTSVDETVQRDSYVGNLRYATTQCRDNGIQLLIEPINPVDIPGYFLNDFGLALDIISEVNAAGSALLKLQFDIYHCQKIHGDVPGWLDRCRDQTAHLQIAGVPDRHEPDVGHLPLADIMSACQAIHPDLWIGCEYRPRAQTAAGLGWMKPYI from the coding sequence ATGAAGTTCGCTGCGAACCTGTCAATGATGTTTACCGAAGTGGCATTTGCCGATCGTTTTCAGGCAGCCTCAGAAGTCGGTTTTTCCGCAGTGGAATACCTGTTTCCCTATGAATGGGAACCGGATTGGCTGGCCACAAAACTCAAAACCGCCAATCTGCAGCAAGTGCTGTTCAACATGCCTCCCGGTGATTGGGAGGCTGGTGAACGGGGCATGGCCTCCCTGCCCGGCCGCGAACAGGAATTCCGGGAAGGTATCGCAAAGGCTATCAAATACGCCAATGCGCTCGACCTCTCCAGGCTGCATTGCATGGCCGGACTGCGAGACACTTCCGTCGATGAAACGGTGCAGCGCGACTCCTATGTCGGCAATCTGCGCTATGCAACCACACAGTGCCGCGACAATGGCATTCAGTTGCTGATCGAACCAATCAATCCTGTCGACATTCCCGGCTATTTCCTGAACGATTTCGGCTTGGCTCTTGATATCATATCTGAAGTGAATGCTGCAGGATCTGCTTTGCTGAAGCTGCAGTTTGACATCTACCACTGCCAGAAAATTCATGGAGATGTGCCTGGCTGGCTGGACCGGTGCCGCGATCAGACTGCTCATCTGCAGATCGCAGGCGTACCCGACCGCCATGAACCCGATGTTGGTCATCTGCCACTGGCGGATATCATGTCCGCCTGTCAGGCCATTCATCCGGACTTGTGGATTGGCTGTGAGTACCGTCCAAGAGCCCAAACCGCTGCCGGACTGGGGTGGATGAAACCTTACATCTGA
- a CDS encoding glycosyltransferase family 4 protein, which yields MAEPLRVVLTTGNYNYIKDGVSLTLNRLVGWLERNGVEVLVIAPVAEEPAMEHEGRLLPVPSFAIPTRKEYRIGRRLTTQLKDEIVRFKPDLFHIAVPDITGHSALRLAEQMRVPVVSSFHTRFDGYLQYYRLGLLEPWFHKKLRAFYARCEHLYVPSASMMDELAGQGIADNMRLWTRGVDHHRFNPGKRSQDWRRAHGIADDELVIAYAGRLVAEKNMAVMARVFAGLKARGVAHRTILLGDGPEAGWMRKALPDTIFAGFLHGDELATGYASSDIFFFPSITETFGNVTLEAMASGLASVTADATGSRSLVRESETGFLVSVDREDQMIERLLQLLRDGRMRKEFGARAREIAMSEHEWDGIFARLRSDYGDAINGYASRKHQM from the coding sequence TTGGCTGAACCATTGCGGGTCGTGCTGACCACCGGCAACTACAACTACATCAAGGATGGAGTGTCATTGACGCTCAACCGGCTCGTGGGCTGGCTGGAACGCAACGGTGTCGAAGTGCTGGTCATCGCGCCGGTGGCGGAAGAACCCGCCATGGAGCACGAGGGCAGGTTGCTGCCGGTGCCGTCGTTCGCCATTCCAACCCGCAAGGAATACCGCATAGGCCGCCGGTTGACGACACAGCTGAAGGACGAGATCGTTCGCTTCAAGCCGGACCTGTTTCATATCGCGGTACCGGACATTACCGGCCACAGTGCGCTGCGGCTGGCCGAGCAAATGCGGGTACCCGTGGTGTCGTCATTCCACACCCGGTTTGACGGCTATCTGCAATATTATCGCCTTGGGTTGCTTGAACCCTGGTTCCACAAGAAACTGCGTGCCTTCTACGCTCGCTGCGAGCATCTCTATGTGCCGTCTGCATCGATGATGGATGAACTGGCGGGGCAGGGTATCGCCGACAATATGCGACTGTGGACGCGGGGTGTGGATCATCACCGGTTTAACCCTGGCAAGCGTTCGCAGGATTGGCGTCGGGCTCATGGAATTGCCGATGATGAGCTGGTGATAGCCTATGCCGGCAGGCTGGTTGCGGAAAAGAACATGGCTGTAATGGCGCGGGTATTTGCCGGATTGAAAGCCCGTGGCGTTGCACATCGCACGATACTGCTGGGTGACGGACCTGAAGCCGGCTGGATGCGCAAGGCCTTGCCGGATACGATTTTTGCGGGCTTCCTGCATGGTGACGAGCTGGCAACCGGGTATGCCTCGTCGGATATCTTCTTCTTTCCGTCCATAACTGAGACGTTCGGCAATGTCACGCTTGAGGCAATGGCGAGCGGACTGGCGTCGGTCACCGCCGATGCAACCGGTTCGCGATCACTGGTCCGGGAAAGTGAAACCGGATTCCTGGTGTCTGTTGATCGCGAAGACCAGATGATCGAGCGTCTGCTGCAATTGCTGAGAGATGGAAGGATGCGGAAGGAATTCGGCGCCCGTGCCCGGGAAATCGCCATGTCCGAGCATGAGTGGGATGGTATATTTGCACGCCTGCGATCTGATTATGGCGACGCTATCAATGGCTATGCTTCACGCAAGCATCAGATGTAA
- a CDS encoding cobalamin biosynthesis protein CobD/CbiB, with protein MALALERFLGYPSPLRRLMGHPANGLYMLNGVFTALVPDEQAAAFRRLIMGTAFCLLSISVTLALAVVATTTLRTFPYAWFWEGLLAVPFLAQYALRVRARAVADALDTDLAVAQNALTHLVNHDLSQLDKSQTTRGCLEAVAENTATSVVAPAFWLALFGLPGIIAISALSGVQRRLGGDHKARMFAKLLDTAVNYLPARLTGLLFAGAASMTSPSGGARALEIIWQDARKSGNLISGWPECAVAGALDIRLGGPRQYGDSWVERNWVGDGTEHLTKHDLQAGMKLLAQTLTLFTLLVGIAAAFA; from the coding sequence GTGGCATTGGCACTGGAACGGTTTCTCGGGTATCCGAGCCCCCTGCGCCGCCTCATGGGCCACCCTGCAAACGGTCTGTACATGCTCAACGGAGTGTTCACGGCGCTTGTACCCGATGAACAGGCCGCAGCCTTCCGGCGCTTGATCATGGGAACCGCGTTCTGCCTGCTGAGCATCAGCGTAACACTGGCACTGGCAGTGGTAGCCACAACAACCCTTCGCACGTTTCCCTATGCCTGGTTCTGGGAAGGTTTGCTGGCCGTGCCGTTTCTCGCACAGTATGCGTTAAGGGTGCGCGCGCGCGCCGTGGCCGACGCTCTGGATACCGATCTGGCTGTTGCACAAAACGCATTGACCCACCTGGTCAACCACGACCTGTCACAACTGGATAAAAGCCAGACGACTCGTGGCTGTCTTGAGGCAGTCGCCGAGAACACCGCGACCTCTGTCGTGGCTCCCGCCTTCTGGCTGGCCCTGTTCGGATTGCCGGGCATTATTGCCATCTCGGCCTTGTCAGGCGTGCAACGCCGGCTGGGCGGAGACCATAAAGCCCGCATGTTCGCCAAACTTCTCGATACCGCCGTCAATTATCTGCCGGCCCGCCTGACCGGCCTGTTGTTCGCCGGGGCAGCCAGCATGACGTCACCGTCCGGCGGCGCGCGAGCATTGGAGATAATCTGGCAAGACGCCCGCAAATCCGGAAACCTGATATCGGGCTGGCCTGAGTGTGCCGTTGCCGGTGCTCTGGATATCCGTCTGGGAGGTCCGCGCCAGTACGGTGACAGTTGGGTGGAACGAAACTGGGTCGGAGACGGTACCGAACATCTCACCAAACATGACCTGCAGGCCGGGATGAAGCTGCTGGCCCAGACATTGACTTTGTTCACCCTGTTGGTCGGTATTGCGGCAGCCTTCGCGTAA
- a CDS encoding NAD kinase has product MKLHFVSSQAPEAIKAAQKLKHLFGQAPRDDADVIVALGGDGLMLETVHTVIDSNQAIFGMNRGSVGFLMNEFETGDLTDRIAAATETTIHPLKMTVTDKKGTTHSALAFNEVSMLRQQHQAAKLRISIDGKVRLDELVCDGIIVATPAGSTAYNLSAHGPILPINSPLLALTPISPFRPRRWRGAILSHEAEVEIEMLEANKRPVSAVADQTEFRDVVKVVVSEDEKRSARLLFDDGHSLAERVLNEQFQF; this is encoded by the coding sequence ATGAAACTTCATTTCGTATCATCCCAGGCCCCTGAAGCCATCAAGGCTGCACAGAAGCTGAAGCACCTGTTTGGCCAGGCACCACGCGATGATGCCGATGTCATCGTGGCACTTGGCGGTGACGGACTGATGCTTGAGACCGTGCATACGGTGATTGATTCCAATCAGGCCATATTCGGCATGAATCGCGGTTCGGTCGGTTTCCTGATGAACGAGTTCGAGACCGGTGATTTGACTGACCGGATTGCAGCGGCCACGGAAACGACCATCCATCCGTTGAAAATGACGGTCACCGACAAAAAGGGCACAACCCACTCCGCGCTCGCCTTCAACGAAGTGTCCATGTTGCGCCAGCAACACCAGGCGGCAAAACTGCGGATATCCATCGATGGCAAGGTCCGTCTTGATGAACTGGTGTGCGACGGCATCATTGTTGCCACTCCGGCAGGTTCGACGGCCTACAACCTGTCGGCTCATGGTCCCATTCTGCCAATAAACTCGCCGTTGCTGGCATTGACGCCCATCAGCCCGTTCCGGCCACGGCGATGGCGCGGCGCGATCCTGTCCCATGAAGCCGAAGTGGAAATCGAAATGCTGGAGGCGAACAAGCGTCCGGTCTCCGCTGTTGCTGATCAGACGGAGTTTCGCGATGTCGTCAAGGTCGTCGTCAGTGAAGACGAAAAAAGGTCCGCGCGACTGCTGTTCGACGACGGTCATTCTCTGGCCGAGCGCGTTTTGAACGAGCAATTCCAGTTTTGA
- a CDS encoding DUF2336 domain-containing protein, whose translation MLEEIIKQRRLRLDVSIFENVMNTGSVADRMALTRQLCDLLNDPHSGTDECQQVMPIVTKLACDTDRHIRDIIASRLLKADGLSADLVFAIVADEDDIAVPFIGLNPSLDDSIMKTILTVGDLKRCKAVAARPDLGAGAVRKIMKDGGEEVVIALLGNAKVRLGAGYCRKIYNRFHASPKVCDILMDLPHLPCEIALVHNQRTAEEMRKAAQYQGWVADFRSDDYISDKEEVNALRILLGVEAKKLQSVVALMSQRGMLTTSLLLRAGMNGYLPFFEWALAYLANVSLRKVRRATGTMSGRTVNALLRRAGIPQDAHVLIHAICQVSAATGASGKQADAEAFGRALVEVIMTRHAADDEHERMRIVGLLAQLTQGRTRTLVSRLSEGMSRVA comes from the coding sequence ATGCTCGAAGAGATCATCAAGCAGAGGCGGCTGCGCCTGGATGTGTCGATTTTTGAAAATGTGATGAATACCGGCAGTGTTGCGGACCGGATGGCGTTGACCCGTCAGTTGTGCGACCTGCTGAATGATCCGCATTCCGGCACCGATGAATGCCAGCAGGTGATGCCGATTGTTACCAAACTGGCGTGTGACACCGATCGTCATATCCGCGACATCATCGCAAGCAGGCTGCTCAAGGCAGACGGGCTGTCAGCCGATCTGGTGTTTGCCATTGTCGCTGATGAGGATGACATTGCTGTCCCGTTTATCGGACTGAACCCGTCTCTTGATGACTCGATCATGAAAACCATCCTTACAGTCGGCGACCTGAAACGGTGCAAGGCTGTTGCAGCACGTCCTGATCTCGGGGCGGGTGCCGTACGCAAGATCATGAAAGATGGTGGCGAAGAGGTTGTTATTGCCCTGCTGGGCAACGCGAAGGTACGTCTGGGAGCAGGGTACTGCCGCAAGATCTACAATCGGTTTCATGCCTCTCCGAAAGTGTGTGACATCCTGATGGACCTACCGCACCTGCCGTGCGAGATCGCACTTGTGCACAATCAACGCACCGCCGAGGAAATGCGCAAGGCCGCTCAATACCAGGGCTGGGTCGCAGACTTCCGCAGCGACGATTACATTTCCGACAAGGAAGAGGTCAACGCACTGCGCATACTGCTCGGAGTTGAAGCGAAGAAACTCCAGTCAGTGGTCGCGCTGATGTCGCAACGCGGCATGCTCACCACCTCGTTGCTCCTGCGGGCCGGGATGAACGGTTACCTGCCATTTTTCGAGTGGGCTCTTGCCTACCTGGCAAACGTCTCGTTGCGCAAGGTGCGCCGCGCCACTGGTACGATGTCTGGGCGCACTGTCAACGCTTTGCTGCGTCGTGCCGGTATTCCGCAGGATGCGCACGTTCTGATACATGCAATCTGCCAGGTATCGGCAGCTACGGGTGCATCAGGCAAACAAGCTGACGCCGAAGCATTCGGCCGGGCACTTGTCGAGGTCATCATGACCCGCCATGCCGCTGATGATGAGCATGAGCGCATGCGCATTGTCGGCCTGCTGGCCCAGTTGACACAAGGTCGCACCCGCACCCTGGTTTCGCGCCTGTCAGAAGGCATGTCGCGCGTAGCCTAG
- a CDS encoding MFS transporter, which yields MIAGLRYLWPLLVAILLMSIGNSLQGSLIGVQAALANFSTTTTGIIASGFSLGLFLSALITPNAVRSVGHIRVFAGYASVLSTAVLLIPLFVNPVWWFAMRLLIGMCAAGLAIVIETWLNEGSSNKDRGKVLSLYMLLFYSGAGIGSLALVIDDPSGFTRFIVVSAVMSLSLVPIVLTKVSAPVLGAPRYISISEIFAASPLAVVAAIANGLGQSAFFNLGAVFGVMNGMPLSYVSLMMAVAPFAVIVSQMPVGWLSDRYDRRLMIAALSVLSAVLAGLVMFVPTSEAFLLIGLVALFGGVSMPLYSLAIAHANDQLNKDQMLAAGSKLVLLYGVGAIAGPSIAGGFMQQFGANGFMLYMVSVFGLLAAYAFYRMTMSDVMSPEETGDLVPITPMVTAVTAVAVAEEMDETASDTVPEVDDQQ from the coding sequence GTGATTGCTGGATTGCGTTACCTCTGGCCACTGCTGGTGGCCATTCTGCTGATGTCGATTGGCAACAGTCTGCAGGGCTCACTCATTGGTGTGCAGGCAGCTCTTGCCAATTTCTCCACGACAACTACCGGTATCATTGCATCCGGGTTTTCGCTGGGGCTGTTCCTGTCGGCATTGATTACGCCGAACGCGGTTCGCTCGGTCGGCCATATCAGGGTGTTTGCGGGATACGCCTCCGTTCTGTCCACCGCGGTTTTGCTGATCCCGTTGTTTGTCAATCCGGTGTGGTGGTTCGCCATGCGTCTGCTCATCGGGATGTGCGCCGCCGGGCTGGCAATTGTAATCGAGACATGGCTCAACGAAGGGTCCAGCAACAAGGATCGCGGCAAGGTTCTGTCACTTTACATGCTGCTGTTTTACTCTGGTGCCGGTATCGGTTCACTGGCGCTGGTGATCGACGATCCGTCCGGCTTCACACGGTTTATCGTGGTATCAGCCGTCATGTCGCTCTCGCTTGTACCCATCGTGCTGACAAAGGTCTCGGCCCCGGTTCTGGGTGCGCCACGTTACATCTCGATCTCGGAAATATTTGCGGCCTCGCCACTGGCGGTTGTTGCAGCTATCGCCAATGGATTGGGACAGTCGGCTTTTTTCAACCTTGGCGCTGTTTTCGGGGTCATGAACGGCATGCCGCTGTCCTATGTATCGCTGATGATGGCGGTGGCACCATTTGCGGTCATCGTGTCCCAGATGCCGGTTGGCTGGCTGTCTGACAGGTATGACAGGCGGCTGATGATTGCCGCGTTGTCGGTGTTGTCTGCGGTACTGGCTGGATTGGTGATGTTTGTGCCCACCAGTGAAGCGTTTCTGCTGATCGGGCTGGTGGCTCTGTTTGGCGGTGTCTCGATGCCGCTTTACTCTTTGGCCATCGCCCATGCCAACGACCAATTGAACAAGGACCAGATGCTGGCGGCGGGTTCAAAACTGGTTCTGCTGTACGGGGTGGGCGCTATTGCAGGACCATCAATTGCCGGTGGTTTCATGCAGCAGTTTGGCGCCAATGGCTTCATGCTGTATATGGTTTCCGTCTTCGGGCTGTTGGCGGCATACGCCTTCTATCGCATGACAATGTCTGACGTGATGTCTCCGGAAGAAACCGGTGACCTGGTGCCGATTACGCCCATGGTAACAGCTGTTACGGCTGTGGCGGTGGCTGAGGAAATGGACGAAACGGCCTCCGATACCGTGCCGGAAGTTGACGACCAGCAGTAA
- a CDS encoding response regulator, which produces MKRHCELTRCLVVDDSTEWRGRAQGYLASHGFDIVEAETEDAAIAHCVSDMPDVVLVGTRRATAFIRQLRRHSAGSNAVVIMCPDAGDISSVGDAIWHGATDYLVKPCNREIFDAKLRQTGIL; this is translated from the coding sequence ATGAAGCGACATTGCGAACTGACACGTTGCCTGGTTGTGGATGACAGCACAGAGTGGCGTGGTCGAGCACAAGGGTATCTTGCCAGCCATGGCTTCGACATTGTCGAGGCGGAAACCGAGGATGCTGCCATTGCGCACTGTGTGTCGGACATGCCAGACGTCGTTCTCGTTGGTACACGCCGTGCAACTGCCTTTATCCGCCAGTTACGCAGGCATAGTGCGGGGTCAAATGCCGTCGTAATCATGTGTCCCGATGCCGGTGATATCAGTTCGGTCGGCGATGCTATCTGGCATGGTGCAACCGACTACCTGGTGAAACCCTGCAACCGTGAAATCTTCGACGCCAAGCTGCGTCAAACGGGCATACTGTAA
- a CDS encoding MaoC/PaaZ C-terminal domain-containing protein, translating into MAGKWFDELEEGFQLVHEVRRTVTEADNMMFSNMTMNPQPLHIDHDFAANSEWGQPLVNSMFTLSLVIGISVQELTLGTLVAQLGITDVKFPAPVFHGDTIQVKTTVVSRRESKSRPDAGIVEFRHEAFKQDGTLVAECIRQAFMRKRPADAGAA; encoded by the coding sequence ATGGCAGGCAAATGGTTTGATGAACTGGAAGAAGGCTTTCAACTGGTGCACGAAGTGCGCCGCACAGTGACGGAAGCCGACAACATGATGTTTTCCAACATGACAATGAACCCGCAGCCTCTGCACATAGACCATGATTTCGCTGCCAACAGCGAATGGGGCCAGCCGCTGGTCAACTCCATGTTCACGCTTTCGCTGGTCATCGGCATTTCCGTACAGGAACTCACGCTCGGCACGCTGGTGGCCCAACTGGGCATTACCGATGTCAAATTCCCGGCCCCGGTATTCCATGGCGACACCATCCAGGTAAAAACAACGGTAGTGTCGCGGCGCGAAAGCAAATCACGTCCGGACGCCGGTATTGTCGAGTTCAGGCATGAGGCCTTCAAGCAGGATGGCACCTTGGTTGCCGAATGCATCCGCCAGGCGTTCATGCGCAAACGGCCGGCCGACGCGGGAGCAGCCTGA